The Anabrus simplex isolate iqAnaSimp1 chromosome 1, ASM4041472v1, whole genome shotgun sequence genome window below encodes:
- the LOC136882946 gene encoding enhancer of split mbeta protein, with translation MLHDTMMTSVEMEQLQPISRTYQYRKVMKPMLERKRRARINRCLDELKELMVSALQAEGENVSKLEKADILELTVRHLHKLRRQQRLSANPVTDADRFRAGFTHCATEVSRCLAATPGVDVQLGTKLMTHLGHRLNDMDKTMPLSIQVGVTTSPLATPPGSPVHSSDGSATPGSVSYYVMPLTPASSTKSASPAATECGGGLLKVAEVSVATKTAEPVWRPW, from the exons ATGCTTCATGATACCATGATGACGTCTGTAGAGATGGAGCAACTTCAACCTATCTCCAGGACTTATCAATACAGAAAG GTGATGAAGCCCATGCTGGAGCGCAAGCGACGGGCCCGTATTAACCGCTGTCTGGACGAGCTGAAGGAGCTGATGGTGTCCGCCCTTCAGGCCGAGGGAGAAAACGTGAGCAAACTCGAGAAGGCTGACATCCTCGAGCTGACCGTACGTCATCTCCACAAACTGAGACGCCAACAACGTCTGTCTGCCAACCCTGTGACGGACGCCGACCGCTTCCGAGCTGGCTTCACCCACTGTGCCACGGAGGTGTCACGCTGTCTTGCTGCCACCCCTGGAGTGGATGTTCAACTGGGCACGAAGCTGATGACCCATCTCGGTCACCGGCTCAATGACATGGACAAGACGATGCCGCTGTCAATTCAAGTCGGGGTGACGACGTCTCCTCTTGCCACGCCCCCTGGATCACCTGTTCACAGCAGCGACGGCAGCGCTACCCCTGGATCTGTTTCCTACTATGTCATGCCTCTTACACCTGCATCGTCCACAAAGTCTGCATCTCCTGCTGCAACAGAATGTGGAGGTGGACTTCTTAAGGTGGCTGAAGTATCTGTAGCAACGAAAACTGCCGAGCCCGTGTGGAGGCCGtggtaa